The DNA window CCAGCGCGGGCGAGTTGATCGACACTTTGTCGGCGCCCGCGTCGAGGCAGCGTGCGGCGGCATCGCGGCTGCGGATGCCGCCCGCGACCGCGAAGGGGACGTCGATCACCTCGGCAATCCGCCGCACCCAATCGAGGTCGAGGCTGCGGCCTTCGACGCTCGCGGAGATGTCGTAGAAGACCAGCTCGTCGGCGCCTTCGTCGCGATAGCGCATCGCCTGTTCGACAATGTCGCCCGCGTCCCGATGGTCGCGGAACTGCACGCCCTTGACCACGCGCCCGTCCTTGACGTCGAGGCAAGGGATGATCCTACGCGCGGGCAAGGCTGACCGCCTCCTCGAGTGCAATCCGGCCTTCCCACAACGCCTTGCCGACGATCGCTCCGGCGGTGTGCAAGCGGCGAAGGTCGTCAAGCGACGACACGCCGCCGGACGCCTGAACGGCAAGGTGAGGCAGTCGCTCGACGGCTTCGTCCAGCAGCTCGAAGTTCGGACCGGCGAGCTCGCCGTCACGGCCGATGTCGGTCAGCAGCAGGTGACGCGCTTCGGGGAAGCGCTGGGCCGCCGACCACAAGCTGAGCCCGCTGTCCTCCGCCCAGCCGGACACCGCCACCTGCGGCTCGCCGCCGATCATCCGAACGTCGAGCGCCAGCGTGATCCGGTCGGCGCCGAACTCCCCGACCCATCCGCGCACGAGCTCAGGGTCACGCACGGCAAGGCTGCCGAGGACCACCCGTTCAACGCCGCTGTCGAGCAGCGCTTCAACTTGTTCGCGCGACCTAACGCCGCCGCCGACCTGCAGCTTGAGCGGCGTTGCCGCGGCGAGGCTGCCAACGAGATCGTGCTGCGCCGGGGCGCCGGCCCGCGTGCCGTCGAGATCCACGACATGCGCCCATTCGGCGCCAGCATTGGCAAACGCCCGCAGCGCGTCGGCGGGCTCGGCCGGGTACAGCGTGGCTTCGTCGAACCGCCCCTGGCGCAAGCGCACGATTTGACCGCCCATCAGGTCCATCGCCGGATAGACGATCATGCGAGGAAGCTTTCGAGGAAGCGCGCGCCGGCAGGGCCCGACCTCTCCGGGTGGAACTGGGCACCGGTCCAATTGCCCTGACGCACAACCGCAGGGATCGGGCGGCCGTAATCCGCCACTGCGACTGTCGCGGTTCCGTCGTCGCAGGCGAAGCTGTGCGCGAAATAAAGATAGTCGCCGTCGTCCAGCCCGATCGAGCCGTCGCGTACCGCCACCCGGCTCCAGCCCATGTGCGGCACCGGCCTGCCGGGTGCCGGCTCCAGTGCCCGCACGCTCCCCGAGATAATCCCGAGGCACCCCGTGTCCGCTTCGTCGCTGCGCTCGAACAGCAGCTGCATGCCGAGGCAAATGCCGAGCGCCGGCTGCTTTAACGCGACCAGCGTTCGGCGAAGGCCGAGCGCCTCGATCCGCTCCATTGCGTAGCCCGCCGCGCCGACTCCCGGCAGGATCACCTCGTCCGCGCCCCCGATGGTCTCGGCATCGGCGCTGACCACCGGCTCGATCCCGAACCGCTGCATCGCCAGCCGTACCGATCCGATGTTGCCGCAGCCGAGGTCAACGATGACCAGCTTCACAACATGCCTTTGGTGCTCGGCAGTTCGGTGGCATTGCCTTCGCGGCGCACCGCCTGGCGAAGTGCGCGGCCAAACGCCTTGAAGCAGGCTTCGGTCTTGTGATGGTCGTTGTCGCCGCTGACGCTGACTTGGATCGCCGCGCCCATGCTGTCGGCCAGGCTGCGGAAGACGTGGGCCGTCATTTCAGTGGGATAGGCGCCGATGTGGCTTGCCGCGAACGTGCCGTCGAAGCGGCTGAAGGGGCGGCCCGACAGGTCGATGAGCACCTGCGCGCTTGCCTCGTCCATCGGCAGCGCGAAGCCGAAGCGGCCGATGCCACGCTTGTCGCCGAGCGCCCGCGTGAGCGCCGTTCCAAAGGCGATGGCGCAATCCTCGATGCTGTGGTGGCCGTCGATATCGAGGTCGCCGTTGCACTTCAGCGTCATCGCAAAGCCGCCATGCGCGGCGACCTGGTCAAGCATATGGTCGTAAAAGGGAATGCCGGTGTCGATCCGCCGCGGCTCACTGCGGTCAAGGTCGACGGCGACGGAGATCTTCGTCTCTTTCGTGTCGCGCACCACTTCCGCCCTACGCGCGGCGCCGGTGGGCGTACCGACATCAAACGCTGCGAGCGCTGCTGCATTCTCTTCCGGCGTGCCGATCGTCAGCCGCAGTCCGCCAGGCGCGGCGTTGGACCGAAAGCGGACCCGAATGCCAAGCCTGCGTAGCTTCGCCGCGAGCGACTCCGGATCCTCGACTTCAAGGAACAGGAAATTGCCGCCGCCCGACCGAACGGACTTCACGATCGGCGACGCGGCGAGAAGCGGCGCGAGCCGCTCGCGCTCGGCGATGATCGTCGCAATGCGCTCGAGGTGCAGCGGCCGGCGCGCGGGGGCCAGTGCGGCCACTGCGGCTTCGATCGACAGGGTCGGAAGCGGGTAGGGGGGCAAAGCCCGTGCGGCGATGGCGATAAGCTCCGGCTCGCCGATCGCACAGCCGGTGCGCGCGCCCGCAAGTCCGAACGCTTTCGACAAGGTCTTCAGGACCACGAGGTTGGGTCGCTGAGCCGCTTCGCCTGCCAGGCTCGGCACCGCCGAGAAGTCGAGATAGGCTTCGTCGACGACGATAAGCGTATCCGGCAGCGCCTCGGCAATGGCGAGGGCATCCTCCGGCGCCACTTCGTTCCCGGTCGGGTTGTTGGGCGAACAGATGAAGGCGACCTTCACATTGCCAGCTCGCCGTACCGCGTCGATGTAGGCGCCGCACTCGAAAGCGAAGGCCTCGCCCAGCGGCACCTCGACGACCGCCGCACCCTGCACCCCCGCAAAGTGCGCATATGCCGAAAAGGTCGGCGTGGGCACCGCGATCGCATCCCGGGCGGGCTGGCAGAAGGCGCGCACCAGCATGTCGATCGCATCGTCCGCCCCGCGCGTGACGATCACATTGTCTGGTCCGACGCCGTAGAGCGCCGCCATTGCCCGCGTCAGCCCCTGGGGCCGTGGCTCGGGATAGCGGTTGAGCCCGCGCGCCAGCGGCCCGTCCGACAACGGCGGGAACGGGTTCTCGTTGGCGTCGAGCTTGATGGCGTCCGGCCCGAAGTCGGATCCGCCGGCGATGTCGAAAGGCTCGAGTGCAAGAATCTCGGGCCGGGCGAGCCTTTGTGCGGTGGAGGTCATCAGACGATCTCCAGCCGCGCATCGGCGGCGCGCGCGTGTGCCTCGAGGCCCTCCATCCGTGCCAGGAGCGCCGCCGGCTTGGCAATGCGGCGCGCAGCGTCATCGGTGAGCGACTGGACCGTCATCGCTTTCATGAAGCTGTGGACGCCAACGCCGCTCCACACGCGCGCCGCGCCGTCGGTCGGCAGCACATGGCTCGACCCGGCGAGATAGTCGCCGAAAGTCTCGGCGACAGCCCGTCCGGCGAACACCGCCCCGGCGTTGCGGATCAGCGGGACGAGCTGTCCAGGCTGTGCGACCGCCAGCGAAAGATGCTCGGGCGCGTAGAGGTTCGCGACCTCGATCGCCTGTGCCAGGTCCGCCGTGACGATCACCCGCGCCTGCTGGAGCGAAGCGCGAGCCGTTTCGGCGCGGGGCAAGGTCGCAACCAGCGCCTCGACTTCGTCGACCACGCGCTTTGCCAAGATCCTCGAAGGCGTGACCAGCAGCACTTGCGCCGCGGCATCATGTTCTGCCTGGCTCAGCAGGTCGGCTGCGACCAGCCGGGGGTCTGCAGTATCGTCCGCGACAACCATCAGCTCGCTAGGGCCCGCCGGCATATCGATCGCCGGTCCGCCGGCCGCACTCGCAACCTGCCGCTTGGCTTCTGCGATCCATGCGTTGCCGGGCCCGCAGATCTTGTCCACCTTTGGGATCGATCCTGCGCCGAACGCCAGTGCTGCAATCGCCTGGGCGCCGCCGACGGTCCAGATCGCGTCGATGCCGCTCAGCTCCGCCGCGAGCGCAACCAGCGGCGACAGGCTGCCGTCCGCGCTAGGCGGCGTGGTGACGACGATCTCTGTTACGCCTGCCACGCGGGCCGGGATCGCGAGCATCAGCAGCGTCGAAAAGAGCGGCGTCGCTCCGCCCGGGACGTAGAGTCCGACGCGGTCGATCGGCCGCCAGACCTTGCTGACCAGTAAGCCGGGCGCGGTTTCGACCGTCACGTCCGCAGGCCGGCTCGCCTCGTGGAAGGTTCGAATGTTTGCGGCTGCAAGCTCGATCGCGCCAAGCTCATCGGAAGAAAGCCTCCGTCGCGCTTCCGCAGCACCGCCTGCCACCTCGACCAGCCGCGGCTCGGCGCCATCGATCTCGCGCGCGCGGTCGCACAGCGCTTCCCATCCGCTTTGGCGCACGGCCGCCAGGATCTCGGCAACGGACTGCTCCAGCGCCGCGTCGGTCCGCTGCTGCGGCCGCGCCAGCGCGGCTTCGCGGCCGCGCTCGTCCAGCGAGTTCCACTCGATCATGTCAGATCATCATCTTTTCGATCGGCACGACCAGGATCGACGAGGCGCCGGCGCCTTTCAGCTTCTCCAGAGTCTCCCAGAACACGGCTTCCTGGCACACGGCGTGAACCGCGAAATGGCCCGCGCGGCCGTGCAGCGGGACGATGGTCGGCGCCTCTGCGCCAGGCAGGATACGCGTAATCTCCC is part of the Sphingomicrobium sp. genome and encodes:
- the hisA gene encoding 1-(5-phosphoribosyl)-5-[(5-phosphoribosylamino)methylideneamino]imidazole-4-carboxamide isomerase gives rise to the protein MIVYPAMDLMGGQIVRLRQGRFDEATLYPAEPADALRAFANAGAEWAHVVDLDGTRAGAPAQHDLVGSLAAATPLKLQVGGGVRSREQVEALLDSGVERVVLGSLAVRDPELVRGWVGEFGADRITLALDVRMIGGEPQVAVSGWAEDSGLSLWSAAQRFPEARHLLLTDIGRDGELAGPNFELLDEAVERLPHLAVQASGGVSSLDDLRRLHTAGAIVGKALWEGRIALEEAVSLARA
- the hisH gene encoding imidazole glycerol phosphate synthase subunit HisH; translation: MKLVIVDLGCGNIGSVRLAMQRFGIEPVVSADAETIGGADEVILPGVGAAGYAMERIEALGLRRTLVALKQPALGICLGMQLLFERSDEADTGCLGIISGSVRALEPAPGRPVPHMGWSRVAVRDGSIGLDDGDYLYFAHSFACDDGTATVAVADYGRPIPAVVRQGNWTGAQFHPERSGPAGARFLESFLA
- the hisC gene encoding histidinol-phosphate transaminase, which encodes MTSTAQRLARPEILALEPFDIAGGSDFGPDAIKLDANENPFPPLSDGPLARGLNRYPEPRPQGLTRAMAALYGVGPDNVIVTRGADDAIDMLVRAFCQPARDAIAVPTPTFSAYAHFAGVQGAAVVEVPLGEAFAFECGAYIDAVRRAGNVKVAFICSPNNPTGNEVAPEDALAIAEALPDTLIVVDEAYLDFSAVPSLAGEAAQRPNLVVLKTLSKAFGLAGARTGCAIGEPELIAIAARALPPYPLPTLSIEAAVAALAPARRPLHLERIATIIAERERLAPLLAASPIVKSVRSGGGNFLFLEVEDPESLAAKLRRLGIRVRFRSNAAPGGLRLTIGTPEENAAALAAFDVGTPTGAARRAEVVRDTKETKISVAVDLDRSEPRRIDTGIPFYDHMLDQVAAHGGFAMTLKCNGDLDIDGHHSIEDCAIAFGTALTRALGDKRGIGRFGFALPMDEASAQVLIDLSGRPFSRFDGTFAASHIGAYPTEMTAHVFRSLADSMGAAIQVSVSGDNDHHKTEACFKAFGRALRQAVRREGNATELPSTKGML
- the hisD gene encoding histidinol dehydrogenase encodes the protein MIEWNSLDERGREAALARPQQRTDAALEQSVAEILAAVRQSGWEALCDRAREIDGAEPRLVEVAGGAAEARRRLSSDELGAIELAAANIRTFHEASRPADVTVETAPGLLVSKVWRPIDRVGLYVPGGATPLFSTLLMLAIPARVAGVTEIVVTTPPSADGSLSPLVALAAELSGIDAIWTVGGAQAIAALAFGAGSIPKVDKICGPGNAWIAEAKRQVASAAGGPAIDMPAGPSELMVVADDTADPRLVAADLLSQAEHDAAAQVLLVTPSRILAKRVVDEVEALVATLPRAETARASLQQARVIVTADLAQAIEVANLYAPEHLSLAVAQPGQLVPLIRNAGAVFAGRAVAETFGDYLAGSSHVLPTDGAARVWSGVGVHSFMKAMTVQSLTDDAARRIAKPAALLARMEGLEAHARAADARLEIV